A window of the Phaseolus vulgaris cultivar G19833 chromosome 5, P. vulgaris v2.0, whole genome shotgun sequence genome harbors these coding sequences:
- the LOC137835723 gene encoding auxin response factor 18-like — translation MKETEKSLDPQLWHACAGGMVQMPPVNSKVFYFPQGHAEHAQSNLDFGASRIPIPPLVLCRVAAVKFLADPETDEVFARLRLVPLRNTELDHEDGDNVDGNGAEGSEKPASFAKTLTQSDANNGGGFSVPRYCAETIFPRLDYSAEPPVQTVIAKDVHGEVWKFRHIYRGTPRRHLLTTGWSSFVNQKKLVAGDSIVFLRAENGDLCVGIRRAKRGGVGGPEAPCGWSSGGGGGGGLGIGPYGAFSAFLREESKVVRNGCGRPKVSGESVREAIALAANNQPFEIVYYPRANTPEFCIRTSAVRGAMRIQWCSGMRFKMPFETEDSSRISWFMGTIASVQVLDPIRWPNSPWRLLQVTWDEPDLLHNVKRVSPWLVELVSNVPVIHLAPFSPPRKKLRFPQHPEFPLDVQFPIPTFSGNPFGSSTSSPLCCLSDNAPAGIQGARHAQIGITLSDLHLNNNKLQLGLLPTNVRQLDLHTGISNVNITNHGKSKESLSCLLTMGSSRKSLEKSDRVKRHQFLLFGQPILTEQQISRSSGDVFSQNCTATDDENKEKKEKGFSDSQSSVSPGKSSSTTEFSWQLGSDTSHCKVFMESEDVGRTLDLSCLGSYDELYMRLASMFGIERSEMLSHVLYRDATGALKQTGEEPFSEFMKTAKRLTILSDSSSKDSRRIWMTGTRNAEHGLDATSNKTGPMSIFA, via the exons ATGAAGGAAACCGAGAAGAGTTTGGATCCGCAGCTGTGGCACGCATGCGCCGGCGGCATGGTTCAGATGCCGCCGGTGAACTCCAAGGTCTTTTACTTTCCTCAGGGACACGCAGAACATGCGCAGTCCAACCTTGATTTCGGAGCCTCCAGGATTCCGATTCCGCCGCTCGTTCTATGCCGCGTGGCGGCTGTCAAATTCCTCGCCGACCCCGAAACCGACGAGGTCTTCGCCAGGTTGAGGCTGGTTCCTCTCAGAAACACCGAGCTTGACCACGAAGACGGCGACAACGTTGACGGTAACGGCGCGGAGGGTTCTGAAAAGCCGGCGTCTTTCGCGAAGACATTAACTCAATCGGACGCCAACAATGGTGGGGGATTCTCTGTGCCGAGATACTGCGCGGAGACGATTTTCCCGCGGCTGGATTACTCGGCGGAGCCGCCGGTGCAGACGGTGATCGCGAAGGACGTGCACGGCGAGGTGTGGAAGTTTCGACACATTTACCGAGGGACGCCGCGTCGGCACTTACTTACCACCGGGTGGAGCAGTTTCGTGAACCAGAAGAAACTGGTTGCTGGGGATTCCATAGTGTTTCTGCGGGCTGAAAATGGGGATCTCTGCGTGGGGATTCGTAGGGCGAAGAGAGGGGGTGTTGGTGGGCCCGAGGCGCCGTGTGGGTGGAGTtctggtggtggtggtggcggTGGGCTTGGGATTGGGCCTTATGGAGCCTTTTCGGCTTTCTTGAGGGAGGAGAGCAAGGTGGTGAGGAATGGGTGTGGGAGGCCGAAAGTGAGTGGTGAGTCTGTGAGGGAGGCTATTGCTTTGGCTGCTAACAACCAACCCTTTGAGATTGTTTATTACCCTCGAGCCAACACTCCTGAGTTTTGTATTAGGACTTCTGCTGTGAGAGGTGCTATGAGGATTCAGTGGTGCTCTGGGATGAGGTTTAAGATGCCCTTTGAGACTGAGGACTCTTCCAGGATAAGCTGGTTCATGGGCACCATAGCTTCTGTTCAGGTTCTTGATCCTATCCGCTGGCCTAATTCACCTTGGAGGCTTCTTCAG GTTACGTGGGATGAGCCAGATTTGCTACATAATGTGAAGCGCGTAAGTCCATGGTTGGTTGAGTTGGTATCTAACGTGCCAGTCATCCATCTGGCACCATTCTCTCCACCAAGGAAGAAGCTTAGGTTTCCACAACACCCAGAGTTTCCCCTTGATGTTCAATTTCCGATACCAACATTTTCAGGCAACCCTTTTGGGTCTAGCACCAGCAGCCCCTTGTGTTGTCTATCTGATAATGCTCCTGCAGGCATACAGGGAGCCAGGCATGCTCAAATTGGAATAACTTTGTCAGATCTCCACCTTAACAATAATAAGCTGCAGTTGGGGTTGCTTCCAACTAACGTTCGCCAGCTTGATTTGCACACTGGGATTTCTAATGTCAACATCACCAACCATGGTAAGAGTAAAGAAAGTCTATCATGCTTGCTGACCATGGGAAGTTCACGCAAGAGTTTGGAGAAATCTGATCGAGTGAAGAGACACCAATTTTTGCTTTTCGGTCAACCGATACTCACCGAGCAACAAATTTCTAGATCTTCTGGTGATGTGTTTTCTCAAAATTGCACCGCAACAGATGATGAGAACAAGGAGAAAAAGGAGAAGGGTTTTAGTGACTCCCAGTCTTCAGTTTCCCCCGGAAAGTCATCTTCCACCACCGAGTTCTCTTGGCAACTGGGTTCGGATACCAGTCATTGCAAGGTTTTCATGGAGTCCGAAGATGTGGGACGGACCCTTGACTTGTCCTGTCTTGGTTCTTATGACGAGCTGTACATGAGACTGGCCAGCATGTTTGGAATAGAACGGTCTGAGATGTTGAGTCATGTTCTCTACCGCGATGCCACCGGTGCTCTCAAACAAACTGGAGAAGAACCATTCAG TGAGTTCATGAAGACCGCTAAAAGATTGACAATTCTGAGTGATTCAAGCAGCAAAGACAGTAGAAG GATTTGGATGACAGGAACTCGAAATGCTGAACATGGATTGGATGCTACTTCAAATAAGACAGGTCCTATGAGTATATTTGCTTGA